A single region of the Sphingobium sp. TKS genome encodes:
- a CDS encoding MFS transporter — protein sequence MRLLALSEPERREWTEGWKLPLIAAVGMAMSASPNLTLGALMTAIQEDTGWTRLQISAGTGIMSVVMIMLAPIMGHAVDRFGSRRIALPGLAMFCLALASLSIAGISKETWWAGWTFIAVSALFIKSTVWTAAVISRFSHSRGLAIAVALSGSGLASFCLPFFLTLLQQSFGWRGAYCGLAVFFASLSLPAAWRHFFDAADQRRRDNSLSALVDRSNLPGLSPREIFRSRRFAQLALSCLLVGTAITALSVHFIPILTSKGAAPLAAAGIAAGIGLSSVIGRLMTGLLLDRFSGPLIGLTGFALPVAACILLLVDSGTSYAIVVAILIGLAAGAEFDVIAYLSARYFGLRHYGLVFGTVVGLLSFGAGIGPMFGAFMFDHYGNYENMLLVVAPTFVLSGLLIGSLGSYPVLPAPDAAPS from the coding sequence GTGAGGCTCTTGGCACTTTCGGAACCGGAACGCCGTGAATGGACGGAGGGCTGGAAGCTTCCGCTCATCGCCGCGGTAGGCATGGCGATGTCGGCAAGCCCGAACCTGACGCTAGGCGCTCTGATGACCGCCATCCAGGAGGATACCGGCTGGACCCGCCTGCAGATATCCGCCGGCACCGGAATCATGAGCGTAGTGATGATAATGCTGGCGCCGATCATGGGGCACGCTGTGGATCGCTTCGGCTCAAGGCGGATCGCGTTGCCTGGATTGGCAATGTTCTGCCTGGCGCTAGCTTCGCTTTCGATTGCTGGCATTTCGAAAGAGACATGGTGGGCGGGCTGGACCTTTATCGCGGTCTCAGCCCTCTTTATCAAATCAACGGTTTGGACAGCCGCAGTCATTAGCCGCTTCAGCCACAGCCGCGGGTTGGCCATTGCCGTGGCACTCTCCGGTTCTGGCCTGGCCTCGTTCTGCTTGCCCTTTTTTCTCACTCTGCTGCAGCAATCCTTTGGATGGCGCGGTGCCTATTGCGGCTTGGCGGTCTTTTTCGCATCGCTCTCGCTTCCAGCCGCCTGGAGGCATTTCTTTGATGCTGCCGACCAGAGACGACGTGACAATTCTCTGTCCGCTCTAGTCGATCGGTCCAATCTTCCGGGTCTCTCGCCTCGAGAAATCTTTCGCTCACGTAGGTTTGCTCAACTCGCCCTTTCTTGTCTGCTTGTCGGCACCGCGATTACAGCATTGAGCGTGCACTTCATTCCCATATTGACAAGCAAGGGCGCCGCACCACTCGCCGCTGCTGGGATCGCCGCAGGAATTGGCCTCTCATCTGTCATAGGACGCCTCATGACGGGCCTGCTCTTGGATCGATTCAGTGGTCCGCTGATAGGCCTGACCGGCTTCGCGCTGCCAGTTGCGGCGTGCATACTGCTGCTGGTAGACTCCGGCACGAGCTATGCTATTGTGGTCGCAATTCTCATCGGCTTAGCAGCCGGCGCTGAATTCGACGTCATCGCCTACCTCTCGGCGCGTTATTTTGGGCTCCGACACTACGGCTTGGTTTTCGGCACTGTCGTAGGATTGTTAAGCTTTGGGGCGGGCATAGGGCCCATGTTCGGCGCTTTCATGTTCGATCACTACGGAAACTACGAGAACATGCTTCTTGTCGTGGCGCCTACATTTGTCCTATCGGGATTACTGATTGGAAGCCTCGGAAGCTATCCCGTTCTTCCGGCACCTGACGCCGCCCCCAGCTAA